From a region of the Rhipicephalus microplus isolate Deutch F79 chromosome X, USDA_Rmic, whole genome shotgun sequence genome:
- the LOC119166757 gene encoding uncharacterized protein LOC119166757, whose protein sequence is MITHVRVRYEDDKKIGTVPIEDVKDFFPRHQQDFKSKSLYLVKWTDDSGDSDYYRARILALGESEDFAETEARERTRIPKRVYSPASSDYENEAESPIKEKTKNKTTSGAEARLLQLLKSKKENMKRQAKNQDGPHSKKHHKEAMDSGRLQGAHETIDNLEEQVEKKSTIIRQLRKQNEEKDREMAQLRRLNMELQDKVISALEDMKGCRIMKRIMDGSQSSPFVSEDLQDTLTERALRPGSSNPQPNDSETMVDIGRGLMVKKGAWEHVQSHHKDSLFVKDLLVTIWSKDNLKERSLHGWL, encoded by the exons atgattaccCACGTTCGAGTCCGGTACgaagatgataaaaaaattgGAACGGTGCCAATAGAAGACGTTAAAGATTTCTTCCCCCGTCACCAGCAAGACTTCAAGTCCAAATCCCTCTATTTAGTCAAATGGACGGACGACAGTGGAGACAGCGATTACTATAGGGCCCGGATTCTGGCACTGGGAG AATCGGAGGACTTCGCGGAGACAGAGGCCAGAGAGAGAACGCGTATTCCGAAGAGGGTTTATTCGCCGGCGTCTTCGGACTACGAGAATGAAGCGGAG AGCCCTatcaaagaaaaaacgaaaaacaaaacaacaagtgGTGCAGAGGCACGCCTGCTTCAGCttttaaaaagcaagaaagaaaatatgaAGAGGCAGGCGAAAAATCAAGATGGGCCACATTCTAAAAAGCACCACAAAGAAGCAATGGACAGTGGGCGCCTTCAGGGGGCTCATGAAACCATTGATAACCTTGAAGAGCAGGTAGAGAAAAAATCTACCATCATTCGCCAACTGcgaaaacaaaatgaagaaaaagacagGGAGATGGCTCAACTCAGAAGACTGAACATGGAGCTTCAGGACAAGGTTATTTCTGCACTGGAAGACATGAAAG GCTGCAGAATTATGAAAAGGATCATGGATGGCAGCCAGTCGAGCCCCTTCGTGTCTGAGGATCTACAAGACACCTTGACAGAGCGAGCCCTTCGCCCAGGTTCATCCAATCCGCAACCGAATGACAGTGAAACAATG GTGGACATTGGACGAGGGCTTATGGTCAAGAAAGGTGCATGGGAACATGTGCAGTCCCATCATAAGGATTCCTTATTTGTCAAGGACCTGCTAGTCACCATCTGGTCGAAAGACAACCTTAAGGAACGCTCCCTGCATGGTTGGTTATAA
- the LOC142776080 gene encoding uncharacterized protein LOC142776080 isoform X4, producing the protein MERGPKKRKRGPYKTYLNPKSQFQLPRSTARACPPTGASPSMPSSSDEADSDTERADPPSRTTSLKSRNSHIASPGSERPESEEDFPESDNEPVTSSGGRLGSSAGSAMEAPAAAPEAQEQRNSADPSQKFPAREPHAPADEVILLRLIS; encoded by the exons ATGGAGCGCggtccgaagaaaagaaagagaggacccTACAAGACTTATTTAAATCCCAAGTCTCAGTTCCAGCTACCAAGGAGCACCGCACGCGCTTGCCCGCCGACC GGTGCCAGCCCTAGCATGCCTTCTTCGAGTGATGAGGCAGACAGCGACACTGAAAGGGCAGATCCACCAAGTCGAACAACATCACTGAAGAGCCGGAATAGTCACATAGCTAGTCCGGGCTCCGAACGTCCGGAAAGTGAAGAAGATTTCCCCGAGTCCGATAATGAGCCG GTAACGTCAAGTGGAGGCCGGTTAGGCTCGTCAGCTGGCAGTGCTATGGAAGCTCCTGCTGCAGCCCCTGAAGCACAAGAGCAGAGGAACAGCGCTGATCCGTCACAGAAATTTCCTGCACGCGAGCCTCACGCCccagcagatgaagttattttactAAGGCTTATCAGTTAA